In the genome of Parus major isolate Abel chromosome 2, Parus_major1.1, whole genome shotgun sequence, one region contains:
- the FERD3L gene encoding fer3-like protein gives MSASLFPAHQSPGLLDELHGRVRQVSCPEGLLGTSVLDFVADLSLGHPQGAPGAREGLGLCEVTAGPPFGGRVLSLREGMARGLPLAAFGNGDPEDEEEEEEERMRSASLLDRPRRKRVITYAQRQAANIRERKRMFNLNEAFDQLRKKVPTFAYEKRLSRIETLRLAIVYISFMTELLDGCSRQEAS, from the coding sequence ATGTCAGCCAGCCTTTTCCCAGCCCACCAGAGCCCGGGGCTACTGGATGAGCTGCACGGCAGAGTCCGGCAAGTGTCCTGCCcggaggggctgctggggacctCGGTGCTGGATTTCGTGGCCGATCTTTCCCTGGGACACCCCCAGGGAGCCCCTGGGGCCAGGGAGGGTCTGGGGCTCTGCGAGGTCACCGCCGGGCCTCCCTTCGGGGGCAGAGTCCTATCGCTTCGGGAAGGGATGGCCCGGGGTTTGCCCCTGGCTGCTTTCGGAAATGGAGATCCCGAAGAcgaagaagaggaggaagaggaaaggatgCGCAGCGCTTCCCTCCTGGACAGACCTAGGAGAAAACGGGTCATCACCTACGCCCAGCGCCAGGCTGCCAACATACgggagaggaaaaggatgtTCAACCTCAACGAGGCATTTGATCAGCTCAGGAAGAAGGTGCCCACCTTCGCCTACGAGAAGAGGCTTTCTCGTATAGAGACCTTGCGTCTGGCCATAGTGTACATCTCCTTCATGACTGAGCTCCTGGACGGATGCAGCAGACAGGAGGCGAGCTAG